In a single window of the Rhodanobacter sp. LX-99 genome:
- a CDS encoding DUF3987 domain-containing protein yields the protein MSSPKEKPSAATEGSNNNITCPQGSDAAAASQPLAEKFWNDDETAEGYEPPEQLSSKEFDLLLPPGLVGEVAQYIYSSADYPMREGAIVAALGLIAGIVGRHFNFNGSGLNLYLLLLAESGRGKESMAKGIDRLVSAAREKVPMVDEFVGPGAFASGQGLIRTLDKQPSFFSIQGEFGEMLRRMNSPRAPDALVRLKQAMLDLYGKSGWGSTLGSTAYSDMEKNTTVVAAPAFTLVAESVPGKVLDHLSFDDIEDGFLPRFLPFESRGPRGRANKSAGHSPSPGLVDELATLAEDSLNLRRNNRCVDVLATEDAALTLQHYRDKIDDLFDDKGKEPHERVLFNRAPLNVMRVAALVAIGCTNARTDTPLVDKGHVEWAIQLVEYCVDVLASRFRAGEVGTGGTRQEAELKKYIIEYLRMSVSGRLKYKVPKKLVTDRVHVGLDYLRRRARRCKAFTQDVRGFDRALSDAVVVLVRTGALRKADSRKFGMSGEVYHLHDLDALKP from the coding sequence ATGAGCAGCCCAAAAGAAAAGCCCTCGGCGGCAACCGAGGGCTCAAACAACAACATCACTTGCCCACAGGGTAGCGACGCTGCCGCTGCGTCTCAACCGCTCGCTGAGAAATTTTGGAACGATGACGAAACCGCTGAAGGGTATGAGCCGCCAGAGCAGTTGTCCTCCAAAGAGTTCGATCTTTTGCTGCCGCCTGGCTTGGTGGGTGAGGTAGCGCAGTACATCTACTCAAGTGCCGACTACCCCATGAGGGAGGGTGCCATCGTGGCGGCGCTGGGGTTGATTGCTGGCATCGTAGGACGCCATTTCAATTTCAACGGTTCGGGGCTGAACCTATATCTGCTGTTGCTCGCTGAATCCGGACGCGGCAAGGAAAGCATGGCCAAGGGCATTGATCGCCTGGTATCGGCAGCTCGTGAGAAGGTGCCGATGGTCGATGAGTTTGTCGGCCCCGGTGCCTTTGCCAGTGGCCAAGGACTTATCCGCACCCTGGACAAGCAACCCAGCTTCTTCAGCATCCAAGGGGAGTTTGGGGAAATGCTGCGGCGAATGAATAGTCCTCGCGCCCCGGACGCCTTGGTGAGGCTTAAGCAGGCGATGCTTGACCTATACGGCAAAAGTGGATGGGGGAGCACGCTTGGGAGCACGGCGTATAGCGATATGGAGAAGAACACTACTGTGGTTGCCGCCCCTGCGTTCACCCTGGTTGCTGAATCAGTACCAGGGAAAGTTCTCGATCATTTGTCGTTCGACGACATTGAGGATGGCTTCCTTCCAAGATTCCTGCCGTTTGAGTCCAGAGGCCCCCGCGGACGAGCCAATAAATCAGCAGGCCACAGCCCATCGCCCGGACTTGTTGATGAGTTGGCAACACTCGCGGAAGACAGCCTAAACCTTCGACGCAATAACAGATGCGTCGATGTGCTTGCCACAGAGGATGCAGCACTTACCCTGCAACACTACCGGGACAAGATCGACGATCTGTTCGACGACAAAGGCAAGGAACCCCACGAGCGCGTCTTGTTCAACCGCGCCCCGCTCAATGTTATGCGTGTCGCCGCTCTGGTCGCTATTGGTTGTACTAATGCCCGCACTGACACTCCGCTAGTGGATAAGGGACACGTCGAGTGGGCGATCCAGCTTGTCGAGTATTGCGTGGATGTTCTGGCATCGAGGTTCCGCGCCGGCGAGGTCGGAACTGGTGGTACGCGGCAAGAAGCTGAATTGAAGAAATACATAATCGAATACCTGCGAATGTCGGTCAGCGGGCGGCTCAAGTACAAAGTGCCCAAGAAGCTCGTCACAGATCGGGTGCATGTTGGTCTTGACTATCTGCGTCGGCGTGCACGGCGTTGCAAGGCATTCACCCAAGACGTCAGAGGTTTTGACCGCGCCCTTTCTGATGCTGTCGTCGTATTGGTACGAACTGGCGCGCTCCGCAAAGCCGATTCAAGGAAATTCGGTATGAGCGGCGAGGTCTATCACTTACACGACCTCGATGCTCTGAAACCGTGA
- a CDS encoding phage major capsid protein — MSMILSAQVADYVLMAKCLAKAGGRLSLAAQYADQSSNGFRVATVLRSAMSAGSVADAGWAGNLVGHALVAAGFVETLPAVSVLDRLLADNVLRRVPLRKRLAISTVVAAGHVVGEGAPAPVSSLAFNGQDLDPFKVQALVALTSELINGTTAAGNILLATELRNGVAAGTNAAFLARVATGASSVTGSASPLADLGAALETVNISATGKPYLVVDVHTANRLATKATTTGEQAFPSMTPNGGELAGVPVLVSDQVPAADSNGRKAVLLDATAIAGDAEDPMLDASDQATLQLATDPANGAQNLVSLFQTDSAALLVTRWLGFDVTRASGVVVIEDVQW, encoded by the coding sequence ATGTCGATGATCCTAAGTGCCCAAGTGGCTGACTATGTGTTGATGGCGAAGTGCCTCGCCAAGGCGGGCGGCCGGCTGTCCCTGGCTGCGCAGTACGCCGACCAGAGCTCGAACGGGTTTCGCGTGGCCACCGTGCTGCGCTCGGCCATGTCGGCCGGCAGCGTCGCGGATGCGGGCTGGGCGGGCAACCTGGTCGGTCATGCCCTGGTCGCCGCAGGCTTTGTTGAAACCCTTCCTGCCGTGTCCGTGCTGGATCGCCTGCTCGCTGACAACGTGCTGCGTCGCGTGCCGCTGCGGAAGCGCCTGGCCATTTCCACGGTGGTGGCGGCAGGCCATGTCGTTGGCGAAGGCGCGCCCGCGCCCGTCAGCAGCCTGGCGTTCAATGGCCAAGACCTTGACCCCTTCAAGGTGCAGGCGCTGGTCGCCCTTACGTCAGAACTGATTAACGGCACCACGGCTGCCGGCAACATCCTGCTGGCGACGGAACTGCGTAACGGTGTCGCGGCTGGCACCAACGCCGCCTTCCTCGCCCGTGTGGCCACAGGTGCATCGTCGGTGACGGGTTCGGCATCGCCCCTGGCTGACCTTGGTGCGGCGCTTGAGACGGTGAACATCTCGGCAACTGGGAAACCGTACCTCGTGGTTGATGTGCATACCGCGAATCGGCTGGCGACGAAGGCCACCACGACCGGCGAGCAGGCGTTCCCGTCCATGACGCCGAACGGTGGCGAGTTGGCGGGCGTGCCAGTGCTGGTCAGCGACCAGGTGCCGGCCGCCGACAGCAACGGCCGCAAGGCGGTGCTGCTGGATGCCACGGCCATTGCTGGCGACGCGGAAGACCCGATGCTGGACGCCAGCGACCAGGCGACGTTGCAACTGGCGACCGACCCGGCCAACGGCGCGCAGAACCTGGTGTCCCTGTTCCAGACGGATTCCGCTGCATTGCTCGTGACCCGCTGGCTGGGTTTTGACGTGACGCGGGCCTCCGGCGTGGTCGTGATCGAAGACGTGCAGTGGTGA
- a CDS encoding site-specific integrase, with the protein MAKIRLTEPFIKTLPLPAAHHALYHDEVARGLAVRITRTGARSFLFCYSHDGRERRLSLGPWSPPVSNRLGTPATRKAGGSLDWARHEVARLRLLVQSGTDPMAQKQDARAEREAARQQAAREIAIETLASRYINEWAKPRKRTWQEDERRLNAIVVPAWGKRKVKSITRADVSALLAPVATGEGMRPAEAGARLALVRKLFSFALDQGIIDNHPCLRMQLSCGKPAPRTRALTTARDLRLLWRVTEPGSVWTREPANGALRKRRFIEAEADALRLLLLTGARASEVTDMPWSEVDLDVATWVLPAARSKNKRAHLVPLVPAAVELLHRRKEAASSEYVFPATRRNHITDRNLSRPLKEVCQRLATFGVDIAPFTPHDLRRTVETGMAASRVPKEYRDRVLNHVDSSVGGQHYNQYDFLDEKREALEKWARRLEGLLTDAVATVVPMQRRMRA; encoded by the coding sequence ATGGCCAAGATCCGGCTCACCGAACCCTTCATCAAGACACTGCCACTGCCGGCAGCACACCACGCGCTGTACCACGACGAGGTGGCACGCGGCCTGGCCGTGCGCATCACCCGGACAGGGGCGCGCTCGTTCTTGTTCTGCTACTCCCACGATGGGCGGGAGCGCCGTCTGTCCTTGGGGCCATGGTCGCCCCCTGTGTCCAACCGCCTGGGCACGCCTGCCACCCGCAAGGCTGGCGGCTCGCTGGACTGGGCGCGGCATGAGGTAGCCCGCCTGCGATTGCTGGTGCAGTCCGGCACCGATCCGATGGCGCAGAAGCAGGATGCCCGTGCTGAACGCGAGGCCGCCCGGCAGCAGGCGGCCCGCGAAATCGCCATCGAGACCCTGGCCAGCCGCTACATCAACGAGTGGGCCAAGCCGCGCAAGCGTACCTGGCAGGAGGACGAGCGCCGGCTGAACGCCATCGTGGTGCCGGCATGGGGCAAGCGCAAAGTGAAGTCCATAACGCGGGCGGACGTCAGCGCGCTGCTGGCTCCTGTGGCCACAGGGGAAGGGATGCGGCCCGCAGAGGCCGGCGCTCGCCTGGCGCTGGTGCGCAAGCTGTTCTCCTTTGCCCTCGACCAGGGAATCATCGACAACCACCCCTGCCTGCGCATGCAGTTGTCGTGTGGCAAGCCCGCCCCTCGCACGCGAGCGCTGACCACGGCACGCGATCTGCGGCTGCTCTGGCGCGTCACGGAGCCTGGCAGCGTATGGACGCGCGAGCCTGCCAACGGGGCCTTGCGCAAACGCCGTTTCATCGAGGCGGAAGCCGATGCCCTGCGGCTGCTATTGCTGACCGGCGCGCGCGCCAGCGAGGTCACCGATATGCCGTGGAGTGAGGTGGACTTGGACGTCGCCACGTGGGTGCTGCCTGCTGCGCGCAGCAAGAACAAGCGGGCACACCTTGTCCCGCTGGTGCCTGCCGCTGTGGAACTGCTGCACAGGCGCAAGGAAGCGGCGAGCAGCGAATACGTGTTTCCCGCCACGCGCCGCAACCACATCACCGACCGGAACCTGAGTCGCCCACTCAAGGAGGTGTGCCAGCGGCTTGCGACATTCGGGGTAGACATTGCGCCTTTCACCCCTCACGACCTGCGCCGCACCGTTGAAACCGGTATGGCGGCCTCTCGTGTGCCGAAGGAATACCGCGACCGCGTGCTCAACCATGTAGACAGCAGCGTCGGCGGCCAGCACTACAACCAATACGACTTTCTCGACGAGAAGCGCGAGGCACTGGAAAAGTGGGCGCGCCGTCTTGAGGGTCTGCTCACTGACGCTGTGGCCACAGTGGTGCCGATGCAAAGGAGGATGCGCGCATGA
- a CDS encoding helix-turn-helix domain-containing protein — protein sequence MQHTDLLTDYLSVASAAKALHVHPHTLKRWRWNSYGPQPIKVGGRMYYRASDIQRWLESLGEHDNAARA from the coding sequence ATGCAACACACCGACCTGTTGACTGACTACCTGTCAGTCGCCTCGGCCGCCAAGGCCCTGCACGTACATCCACACACTCTGAAGCGCTGGCGCTGGAACAGCTACGGCCCGCAGCCGATCAAGGTGGGCGGTCGCATGTACTACCGCGCGTCCGACATCCAGCGTTGGCTGGAATCCCTGGGCGAACATGACAACGCGGCACGCGCATGA
- a CDS encoding pyruvate, water dikinase regulatory protein: MQRTVFFISDSTGITAETIGNSILAQFEGVQFDKHRLPFTDNAHKAETAALRIKTKYAQSGQRPIVVNTMADRALCEIVAASGALMLDVFAPFIGPLEDELGTKRTGLVNRSHGLVDFDKYEARINATNYALSHDDGIDVNYAEADLILVGVSRSGKTPTCLYMALHYGVSAANYPLTDEDLEKLELPARLRPYRDRLYGLTIDPVRLAQIREQRRAGSRYATLQQCRWELEQADRLMRQANIPSLNTTHVSIEEIASKIFDRFGIERTMF; encoded by the coding sequence ATGCAGCGAACGGTTTTTTTCATCTCCGATTCCACTGGTATCACCGCGGAGACGATCGGCAACAGCATCCTGGCGCAGTTCGAAGGCGTGCAGTTCGACAAGCATCGGCTGCCGTTCACCGACAACGCGCACAAGGCGGAAACCGCTGCGCTGCGGATCAAGACCAAGTACGCGCAAAGCGGGCAGCGGCCGATCGTGGTCAACACCATGGCCGACCGTGCGCTGTGCGAGATCGTGGCCGCCAGCGGCGCCCTGATGCTGGACGTGTTCGCGCCGTTCATCGGTCCGCTGGAGGACGAACTGGGAACCAAGCGCACCGGCCTGGTAAACCGCTCGCACGGCCTGGTCGATTTCGACAAGTACGAGGCGCGCATCAATGCGACCAACTACGCGCTCTCGCATGACGACGGCATCGATGTGAATTATGCCGAGGCCGACCTGATCCTGGTCGGCGTGTCGCGCTCCGGCAAGACGCCGACCTGCCTTTACATGGCCTTGCATTACGGCGTCAGCGCCGCCAACTATCCGCTGACCGACGAGGACCTCGAGAAGCTCGAACTGCCGGCGCGCCTGCGGCCGTACCGGGATCGGCTGTATGGACTGACCATCGATCCGGTTCGGCTGGCGCAGATCCGCGAACAGCGCCGCGCCGGCAGCCGCTACGCCACCTTGCAGCAGTGTCGCTGGGAGCTGGAGCAGGCCGACCGTCTGATGCGCCAGGCCAACATTCCCAGCCTCAACACCACGCACGTGTCGATCGAGGAGATCGCCAGCAAGATCTTCGACCGCTTCGGTATCGAGCGGACCATGTTCTGA
- a CDS encoding helix-turn-helix domain-containing protein, translated as MIEQNLCPHCGQPMPTSRAEAIEAQVTTWRAWCRQNGRWVSPDDRVNEAVAAELLGRTSFTLRNWRSAGQPLPFVRVRGRISYRLRDLALMLEESE; from the coding sequence ATGATCGAGCAGAACCTTTGCCCACATTGTGGCCAACCCATGCCGACTTCGCGCGCCGAAGCTATCGAGGCACAGGTCACAACCTGGCGCGCGTGGTGCAGGCAGAACGGCAGATGGGTTAGCCCCGACGATCGCGTGAATGAGGCCGTGGCGGCAGAGCTGCTCGGGCGAACATCATTCACCCTGCGCAACTGGAGGTCTGCCGGTCAGCCACTTCCATTCGTCCGCGTTCGCGGGCGCATCTCCTACCGCCTGCGCGACCTGGCCCTGATGCTTGAGGAAAGTGAGTAA
- a CDS encoding protein phosphatase 2C domain-containing protein translates to MIEFGHGTHVGLRRTRNEDTYYAGASLGLFLVADGMGGHQHGEVASALVRDAVVGLVGQGHSLIEAVHGAAERLLAHTRPRFDVLPMGTTIAVLRIIGDGYEVAWVGDSRIYQWKKELRQISHDHSLVQTLVEAGQLDPAQAAQHPQRNVLTQALGVTAIEQLHIGMARGQLEPGMGFLLCSDGLTEGVSDASIARTVARTDLAAQECVDQLLLSALDSGGDDNVTVLIVRCS, encoded by the coding sequence ATGATCGAATTCGGACACGGAACGCATGTCGGCCTGCGCCGCACGCGCAATGAGGATACTTATTACGCCGGTGCCTCGCTCGGCCTGTTCCTGGTGGCCGACGGCATGGGCGGGCACCAGCATGGCGAGGTGGCGTCGGCGCTGGTGCGGGATGCCGTCGTCGGCCTGGTCGGCCAGGGGCACAGCCTGATCGAGGCCGTGCACGGCGCTGCTGAGCGGTTGCTTGCGCACACCCGGCCTCGTTTCGATGTGTTGCCGATGGGCACCACCATCGCCGTGCTGCGGATCATCGGCGACGGTTACGAAGTCGCCTGGGTCGGCGACAGCCGGATCTACCAGTGGAAGAAGGAGCTGCGGCAGATCAGCCACGACCACTCGCTGGTGCAGACGCTGGTCGAGGCCGGCCAGCTCGACCCGGCGCAGGCCGCCCAGCATCCGCAGCGCAACGTGCTGACCCAGGCGCTGGGCGTGACCGCCATCGAGCAACTGCACATCGGCATGGCGCGTGGCCAGCTGGAACCGGGCATGGGTTTCCTGCTGTGCAGCGACGGCTTGACCGAGGGCGTCAGCGACGCCTCGATCGCGCGCACGGTGGCGCGGACCGACCTGGCCGCCCAGGAATGCGTGGATCAGCTGTTGTTGAGCGCTCTCGACAGTGGCGGTGACGACAACGTCACGGTGCTGATCGTGCGCTGCAGCTGA
- the ppsA gene encoding phosphoenolpyruvate synthase → MNDLVLWLDQLRMTDLGKVGGKNASLGEMIGNLAKLGVSVPGGFATTASAFQQYLEKSGLARRIQDRLATLDVDDVDTLVAAGKEIRGWIVDTTLPAELEQAIRGAYIKLCKDAGADDVAVAVRSSATAEDLPDASFAGQQETFLNVVGIDDVLHKVKEVFASLYNDRAIAYRVHQGFKHEDVFLSAGVQLMVRSDVGAAGVLFTLDTESGFRDVVFVTGSYGLGEMVVQGAVNPDEFYVFKPTLRDGKPAVLRRNLGAKQLRMVYSSAPGERVRTEDTPAELRNTFCISDDDVQELARQSLIIEKHYGRPMDIEWAKDGHTGKLYIVQARPETVKSRSHATQLERFSLSEKGKVLAEGRSIGQKIGAGKARVIRSLSDMNKVQVGDVLIADMTDPDWEPVMKRASAIVTNRGGRTCHAAIIARELGVPAVVGTGNALELIPDGADVTVSCAEGDTGTIYEGVLKFERITADLGAMPEAPLKIMMNVANPERAFDFGMLPNAGIGLARLEMIIASHIGVHPKALLEYAKQDAETKAKIDERISGYAGPVEFYVDRLAEGIATIAASVYPKPVIVRLSDFKSNEYAGLLGGSRYEPHEENPMIGFRGASRYVDPSFEEAFGLECKAVKRVREVMGLSNVWVMIPFVRTLGEGRKVIEVLAKNGLKQGEHELKVIMMCEVPSNALMADEFLDIFDGFSIGSNDLTQLTLGLDRDSSIVAGLFDERDPAVKKLLAMAIKTARAKGKYIGICGQGPSDHPDLAEWLMEQGIESVSLNPDTVVDTWLRLAKKKAGTA, encoded by the coding sequence TTGAACGACCTGGTGCTTTGGCTCGACCAACTGCGCATGACCGACCTGGGCAAGGTCGGCGGCAAGAATGCCTCCCTCGGCGAGATGATCGGCAACCTCGCCAAGCTCGGCGTCTCCGTGCCCGGCGGCTTCGCGACCACGGCCAGCGCCTTCCAGCAATATCTGGAAAAGAGCGGCTTGGCCAGGCGCATCCAGGATCGGCTGGCCACACTCGACGTCGACGACGTCGATACCCTGGTGGCGGCCGGCAAGGAGATCCGCGGCTGGATCGTCGACACCACCCTGCCAGCCGAGCTCGAACAGGCGATTCGCGGGGCCTACATCAAGTTGTGCAAGGACGCCGGCGCCGACGACGTCGCAGTGGCCGTGCGTTCGTCGGCTACCGCCGAGGATCTGCCGGATGCCTCGTTCGCCGGCCAGCAGGAAACCTTCCTCAACGTGGTCGGCATCGACGACGTGCTGCACAAGGTGAAGGAAGTCTTCGCCTCGCTGTACAACGATCGCGCCATTGCTTATCGAGTCCACCAGGGCTTCAAGCACGAAGACGTGTTCCTCTCCGCAGGCGTGCAGCTGATGGTGCGCTCGGACGTGGGCGCCGCCGGCGTGCTGTTCACGCTGGACACCGAATCGGGCTTCCGCGACGTGGTGTTCGTCACCGGCTCGTACGGTCTCGGCGAGATGGTCGTGCAGGGCGCGGTCAACCCGGACGAGTTCTACGTGTTCAAGCCGACCCTGCGCGACGGCAAGCCAGCCGTCCTGCGCCGCAACCTCGGCGCCAAGCAGCTGCGCATGGTCTATTCCAGCGCGCCCGGCGAACGGGTCAGGACCGAGGACACCCCGGCCGAGCTGCGCAACACATTCTGCATCAGCGACGATGACGTGCAGGAACTCGCACGCCAGTCGCTGATCATCGAGAAGCATTACGGCCGCCCGATGGACATCGAATGGGCGAAGGACGGCCACACCGGCAAGCTGTACATCGTGCAGGCGCGCCCGGAAACGGTGAAGTCGCGCTCGCATGCGACCCAGCTGGAGCGCTTCAGCCTCAGCGAGAAGGGCAAGGTACTGGCCGAAGGCCGTTCGATCGGCCAGAAGATCGGTGCCGGCAAGGCCCGCGTGATCCGTTCCTTGAGCGACATGAACAAGGTGCAGGTCGGCGACGTGCTGATCGCGGACATGACCGACCCCGACTGGGAGCCGGTGATGAAGCGCGCCTCGGCGATCGTCACCAACCGCGGCGGCCGCACCTGCCACGCGGCGATCATCGCGCGCGAGCTGGGCGTGCCGGCGGTGGTCGGCACCGGCAATGCGCTGGAGCTGATTCCGGACGGCGCCGACGTCACCGTGTCCTGCGCCGAGGGCGATACCGGCACGATCTACGAAGGCGTCCTGAAGTTCGAACGGATCACCGCCGACCTGGGCGCCATGCCCGAAGCGCCGCTGAAGATCATGATGAACGTGGCCAACCCCGAGCGCGCGTTCGACTTCGGCATGCTGCCGAACGCCGGCATCGGCCTGGCCCGGCTGGAAATGATCATCGCCAGCCACATCGGCGTGCATCCGAAGGCGCTGCTGGAATACGCCAAGCAGGATGCCGAAACGAAGGCGAAGATCGACGAGCGCATCAGCGGCTACGCCGGCCCGGTCGAGTTCTACGTCGATCGCCTGGCCGAAGGCATCGCCACCATCGCCGCCTCGGTTTACCCGAAGCCGGTGATCGTGCGCCTGTCCGACTTCAAGTCCAACGAGTACGCCGGCCTGCTCGGCGGTTCGCGCTACGAGCCGCACGAAGAAAACCCGATGATCGGCTTCCGTGGCGCCAGCCGCTATGTCGATCCGAGCTTCGAGGAGGCGTTCGGCCTCGAGTGCAAGGCGGTCAAGCGGGTGCGCGAAGTGATGGGCCTCTCCAACGTATGGGTGATGATCCCGTTCGTGCGCACGCTCGGCGAAGGCCGCAAGGTCATCGAGGTACTGGCGAAGAACGGCCTCAAGCAGGGCGAGCACGAGCTCAAGGTCATCATGATGTGCGAGGTGCCGTCGAACGCCCTGATGGCGGATGAATTCCTCGACATCTTCGACGGCTTCTCGATCGGCTCGAACGACCTCACCCAGCTCACCCTGGGCCTCGACCGCGACTCCAGCATCGTCGCCGGCCTGTTCGACGAGCGCGACCCGGCGGTGAAGAAGCTGCTGGCCATGGCGATCAAGACCGCCCGCGCCAAGGGCAAGTACATCGGCATCTGCGGCCAGGGCCCCAGCGACCATCCCGACTTGGCCGAATGGCTGATGGAACAGGGCATCGAGTCGGTATCGCTGAACCCGGACACGGTCGTCGACACCTGGCTGCGGCTGGCGAAAAAGAAAGCCGGAACGGCGTGA
- a CDS encoding TIR domain-containing protein: MAYRNGTYIAFHANGTNIPGGNSDIDYYNLMKAWSENKDIDFTMVNSHEKVSAVRDSSSRETLRRSLLERLRNSKNMVLILGKTTRLDTDWVPFEIAKAVDEYGIPIIAAYTEVSVPIRVPSAFSSYWPQALASRINNGTASVIHIPFNMKALLDATSQFSHDKLPRGGGLGFYDDAAYRSFGFQG; this comes from the coding sequence ATGGCGTACCGGAATGGCACATACATCGCTTTTCATGCCAACGGAACCAATATTCCAGGTGGCAACTCCGATATCGACTACTACAACCTAATGAAGGCGTGGTCGGAGAACAAGGACATTGACTTCACTATGGTTAACAGCCACGAAAAGGTATCGGCTGTCCGAGACTCTAGTTCACGGGAAACCCTGCGGAGGTCGTTGTTAGAGCGACTTCGTAACTCTAAGAACATGGTGCTTATTCTAGGCAAGACGACACGCCTTGATACTGACTGGGTTCCTTTTGAGATTGCTAAAGCGGTTGACGAATACGGGATACCCATCATCGCGGCTTATACAGAAGTGTCTGTTCCCATTCGTGTCCCCAGTGCTTTCAGCTCCTACTGGCCACAGGCCCTAGCCTCCCGCATCAACAACGGAACAGCTAGCGTCATACACATCCCCTTCAATATGAAGGCACTCCTGGATGCCACCAGTCAGTTTAGTCACGACAAGCTTCCGCGAGGCGGCGGCCTCGGGTTTTACGACGACGCCGCTTATCGGTCTTTTGGCTTCCAGGGATAA
- a CDS encoding macro domain-containing protein: MTIIVILGVVLGLERISKPSRVALPIPNSNTCLEILFGDLFEQEGVRLIAVNDYFDSEIGRPVSDKSLHGIFLKRCFGGHPESFDVIVDKELKGVAFTTTQKVAGKKNAYPIGTTAIIGVNQDVYLLFALTRSDPQTCKASSDVTLLWSALGAAWERARIEAGGHPVNLPLVGSGLSGIGLPTRDLLNLLILSAITKTKEKEVTGKIRIVLHRDRFDDVDLRDVKKYWSEK, encoded by the coding sequence ATGACGATTATCGTCATCCTGGGCGTGGTGCTCGGTTTGGAAAGAATTTCAAAACCTTCTCGCGTTGCACTACCTATTCCAAACTCGAATACATGCTTGGAAATATTATTCGGTGATCTGTTTGAGCAGGAAGGTGTTCGGCTTATTGCTGTTAATGACTATTTCGACAGTGAGATTGGCAGGCCGGTCTCGGATAAAAGCCTTCACGGAATTTTCTTGAAGCGCTGCTTCGGAGGACACCCCGAATCTTTCGACGTGATTGTCGACAAAGAGCTTAAAGGGGTCGCGTTCACTACAACGCAAAAGGTGGCAGGCAAGAAGAACGCCTATCCAATTGGCACGACAGCAATCATTGGCGTAAATCAAGATGTATACCTACTTTTTGCCCTCACCCGCTCGGACCCCCAAACGTGCAAGGCATCTTCGGACGTGACCCTTCTGTGGTCAGCACTCGGTGCCGCCTGGGAGCGCGCACGCATTGAGGCGGGAGGGCATCCGGTTAATTTGCCACTGGTCGGCAGCGGCCTTTCTGGAATCGGGTTACCTACCCGCGATCTACTCAATCTCCTCATATTGTCGGCGATCACCAAGACAAAAGAGAAAGAGGTTACGGGCAAGATTCGCATCGTCCTTCACCGCGATCGGTTTGACGATGTAGATCTTCGAGATGTCAAGAAATACTGGAGTGAAAAATAA
- the dnaQ gene encoding DNA polymerase III subunit epsilon — protein sequence MRQIVLDTETTGLEVRQGHRLVEIACVEMVERRLTGRHYQTYLNPDRAIDEGARQVTGIEDEFLLDKPRFAEVVEEFLAFIDGAELIIHNASFDIGFLDAELARLGNGAGRIGDRCSVLDTLAMARERYPGQRNSLDALCKRLGVDNSRRDLHGGLIDAQLLADVYLAMTSGQVAFDLGFEGAAEQRDVVVTTPVVLHARPRVLRASADELSQHEARLDALDKSSGDGKSVWRRLG from the coding sequence ATGAGGCAGATCGTTCTCGATACCGAAACCACCGGCCTCGAAGTGCGCCAGGGCCATCGACTGGTGGAAATCGCCTGTGTCGAAATGGTCGAGCGCCGGCTTACCGGCCGGCACTACCAGACCTACCTGAACCCGGATCGGGCTATCGACGAAGGTGCCCGGCAGGTTACCGGCATCGAGGACGAGTTCCTGCTCGACAAGCCGCGTTTTGCCGAAGTGGTGGAGGAGTTCCTGGCCTTCATCGACGGCGCGGAACTGATCATCCACAACGCCAGTTTCGACATCGGCTTCCTCGATGCCGAACTGGCCCGGCTGGGCAACGGCGCAGGCAGGATCGGCGACCGTTGCAGCGTGCTGGATACCCTGGCGATGGCGCGCGAGCGCTACCCCGGTCAGCGCAACAGCCTCGATGCCCTGTGCAAGCGGCTGGGCGTGGACAACTCGCGACGCGACCTGCACGGCGGCCTGATCGACGCGCAGTTGCTGGCCGACGTCTACCTGGCGATGACCTCGGGACAGGTGGCCTTCGACCTCGGCTTCGAGGGAGCTGCCGAACAGCGCGATGTGGTGGTGACGACGCCGGTGGTACTGCATGCGCGGCCACGTGTGCTGCGCGCCTCGGCGGACGAGCTGTCGCAGCATGAGGCGCGGCTGGATGCGTTGGACAAGAGCAGTGGGGATGGGAAGAGCGTGTGGCGCAGGTTGGGGTGA